The Phoenix dactylifera cultivar Barhee BC4 unplaced genomic scaffold, palm_55x_up_171113_PBpolish2nd_filt_p 000125F, whole genome shotgun sequence genome includes a window with the following:
- the LOC103695800 gene encoding pentatricopeptide repeat-containing protein At5g27270: MESTKTPFLSPFSPPPPNPFLPPSKTPHRPPKTLQTARRPASLRACYVADPWTLSDGNGRPVTKPYRRHPRKPLSDDDARRIINAKAQYLSLLRRNQGSGVQTPRWIRRTPEQMVRYIEDDRDGHLYGKHVVAAIKAVRSLSGRPEGSYNMREVMASFVVKLSFREMCIVLKEQRGWRQARDFFAWMKLQLCYRPSVIVYTIVLRIYGQVGKIKLAEQIFLEMLEAGCEPDEVACGTMLCTYARWGRHKDMLLFYSAVRRRDILPSVAVFNFMISCLQKQKLHGKVIQLWKQMLNAGVVPNRFTYTVVINSYAKEDLMEEALDAYRKMKKSELIPEEATYGLLISLTARHGKGDEAVRLYEEMKPLGIIPSNYTCASLLSLHYKNADYSKALSLFSEMERNKIMPDEVIYGILIRIFGKLGLYEDAQRTFEDIEKLGLLSDEKTYVAMAQVHLNVGSHEKALAVIELMRSNDVKLSDFAYSVLLRCYISKEDVASAEYVFQNISRNGFPDSVCCNDLLTLYVKLGLLEKAKALISQMKKHEVHFNEDLYKTVMEVYRREGMIDEAEQLIEEMVDVGSCMDKTTKTSLMAMYREAGGLQKAEDLLKTLEQPDTTALSVMLCLYIENGDTCKSKEILKTMLETTGGLSAASQLICKFVREGSITEAESTYRQLMELGFRPLDSAAASMISLYGQRQQLKQAQEIFDSIVQSSSTGGAIYNSMVDTFCKCGKIDEANQLYKKMVDQGYTPDAVSISILVNALTKHGKYQQAENIINGSFNDGVELDTVAYNTYIKAMLDAGKLHSAVSIYDRMISSGVPPSLQTYNTMISVYGQGGKLEKAIEIFNTAQDSGLTIDEKAYTNMISYYGKAGRSQEASQLFSKMKEGGIRPGKISYNIMINVYATSGLHHEAENIFQDMQKDGHFPDSFTYLVLIRAYTENHNYSKTENIIQRMLKEGISPSCAHFNHLIFAFIKEGNIPEAERVYGQLKQMGMSPDLACCRTMMRAYMDHGLIDKGIAFFETVNEFVKPDGFFLSAAVHLYEFAGKESEAGDIIDKMNLRGLLFLRNLRIGSKSVTA, from the exons ATGGAGTCCACCAAAACCCCTttcctctcccccttctcccctccccccccaaatcccttcctccctccgtcCAAAACCCCACATCGCCCCCCCAAAACCCTCCAAACCGCACGCCGCCCCGCCTCCCTCCGCGCATGCTACGTCGCTGACCCCTGGACCCTCAGCGACGGCAACGGCAGGCCCGTGACGAAGCCCTACCGACGCCACCCCCGGAAGCCCCTCTCCGACGACGACGCCCGCCGCATCATCAACGCTAAGGCCCAGTACCTCAGCCTTCTCCGCCGCAACCAAGGGAGCGGCGTCCAGACCCCGCGCTGGATCCGCCGGACGCCGGAGCAGATGGTGCGGTACATCGAGGACGACAGGGACGGGCATTTGTACGGGAAGCACGTGGTGGCGGCAATCAAAGCCGTGCGGAGCCTTTCTGGGCGACCGGAGGGGTCCTACAATATGAGGGAGGTGATGGCGTCGTTCGTCGTGAAGCTGAGCTTCCGGGAGATGTGCATCGTGCTCAAGGAGCAGCGGGGGTGGCGCCAGGCCAGGGATTTCTTTGCCTGGATGAAGCTTCAG CTATGCTACAGACCTAGCGTAATTGTCTACACTATTGTTCTTAGAATATATGGCCAAGTTGGAAAGATCAAACTTGCTGAACAGATCTTTCTGGAGATGCTTGAAGCAGGCTGTGAACCTGATGAAGTTGCTTGTGGCACTATGCTTTGCACATATGCTAGATGGGGACGAcacaaagatatgctattatttTATTCTGCTGTGCGTAGGCGAGATATCTTACCCTCTGTTGCAGTTTTTAATTTCATGATTTCATGTTTGCAAAAGCAGAAGCTGCATGGAAAGGTAATCCAGTTGTGGAAGCAGATGTTGAATGCCGGAGTAGTGCCCAATCGTTTCACTTATACAGTTGTTATAAATTCATATGCCAAAGAGGACCTTATGGAGGAAGCTTTGGATGCATATCGAAAAATGAAAAAATCTGAACTCATCCCTGAGGAGGCAACATATGGCcttttaatcagcttaaccgCAAGGCATGGCAAAGGAGATGAGGCCGTAAGACTTTATGAAGAGATGAAGCCTCTGGGTATCATTCCAAGTAACTATACCTGTGCTTCACTTCTGTCTTTGCATTATAAAAATGCTGATTACTCTAAAGCGCTCTCACTCTTTTCAGAGATGGAAAGGAATAAAATTATGCCTGATGAAGTTATCTATGGTATACTTATTAGGATATTTGGGAAACTTGGCCTGTATGAGGATGCACAAAGAACTTTTGAAGACATTGAAAAATTAGGTCTCCTTAGTGATGAGAAAACATATGTAGCAATGGCACAAGTTCATCTAAATGTTGGAAGCCATGAGAAAGCTTTAGCAGTTATTGAGCTTATGAGGTCTAATGATGTGAAGCTGTCAGATTTTGCATATAGTGTTTTACTACGATGTTACATTTCCAAGGAAGATGTGGCTTCTGCAGAATATGTGtttcaaaatatatcaaggaatgGATTTCCTGATTCAGTCTGCTGCAATGACTTACTTACACTCTATGTTAAATTAGGTCTTCTGGAGAAGGCTAAAGCATTAATCTCACAGATGAAAAAACATGAAGTCCACTTTAATGAGGATCTTTATAAGACTGTTATGGAAGTATATCGCAGAGAGGGTATGATAGATGAGGCTGAACAATTAATAGAGGAGATGGTAGATGTTGGATCATGCATGGATAAGACCACCAAGACGTCATTGATGGCCATGTATAGGGAAGCTGGAGGGCTTCAGAAAGCAGAAGACTTGTTAAAGACCTTAGAGCAACCGGACACTACAGCACTCAGTGTAATGCTTTGCCTGTACATAGAAAATGGTGATACCTGTAAATCCAAAGAAATTTTGAAGACCATGTTGGAGACTACTGGTGGCTTGTCTGCAGCAAGCCAGCTGATATGCAAATTTGTTAGGGAAG GAAGTATAACTGAAGCGGAATCCACATATAGACAGTTAATGGAGCTTGGTTTCAGACCTCTGGACTCAGCAGCTGCTTCTATGATTTCTTTATATGGCCAGCGCCAGCAACTAAAACAAGCCCAAGAAATATTTGATTCGATTGTTCAATCTTCAAGCACTGGAGGAGCTATTTATAACTCGATGGTAGATACCTTTTGCAAATGTGGTAAAATCGATGAGGCAAACCAACTCTACAAAAAAATGGTTGATCAAGGCTATACTCCGGATGCTGTCAGCATCAGTATACTCGTAAATGCTTTAACTAAGCATG GAAAATATCAGCAGGCAGAAAACATTATCAATGGCAGTTTTAATGATGGCGTGGAGCTTGATACTGTTGCATACAATACATATATAAAAGCAATGCTTGATGCAG GTAAACTGCACTCTGCTGTTAGCATATATGACCGAATGATTTCATCTGGTGTTCCCCCATCTCTTCAGACATACAACACTATGATCAG TGTATATGGTCAAGGAGGAAAGTTGGAGAAGGCTATTGAGATATTCAACACTGCACAAGACTCGGGTCTCACAATAGATGAGAAAGCATATACCAATATGATTAGCTATTATGGAAAGGCTG GTAGGAGTCAAGAAGCTTCTCAACTATTTAGTAAAATGAAGGAGGGTGGAATAAGACCTGGaaag ATTAGTTACAATATCATGATCAATGTTTACGCCACTTCTGGACTTCATCAtgaagcagaaaatatttttcaaGACATGCAAAAAGATGGCCATTTCCCTGATTCCTTTACATATCTTGTGCTGATTAGAGCATACACCGAGAACCATAACTATTCCAAAACAGAGAATATTATTCAGAGGATGTTAAAGGAGGGAATTAGTCCTTCATGTGCTCATTTCAACCACCTCATCTTTGCCTTCATAAAAGAAGGAAACATTCCAGAGGCAGAAAGAGTGTATGGCCAATTGAAACAAATGGGCATGAGTCCTGATTTAGCATGCTGTCGAACCATGATGAGAGCATATATGGACCATGGGCTTATTGACAAAGGTATAGCATTCTTTGAAACAGTCAATGAGTTTGTAAAACCTGATGGATTTTTCTTAAGCGCTGCTGTTCATCTTTATGAGTTTGCTGGCAAGGAATCTGAAGCTGGGGATATTATAGATAAAATGAATCTGCGGGGGCTCTTGTTTCTAAGAAACCTGAGAATTGGTTCAAAGTCTGTAACAGCATAA